The following are from one region of the Rosistilla carotiformis genome:
- a CDS encoding iron-sulfur cluster assembly scaffold protein, whose amino-acid sequence MSNSYGAIDQTLIDHFEDPYHRGDCEAATHVAEGENSLCGDTMQVQLRISPSDGQIEEAWFDGDGCVVSQAAASMLMETIEGMTPDAIRDFDTRAMLEQVGPSIAVSQQKCALLAWRVLQLALQSPLDEFGDGPTFGGPHLGEEN is encoded by the coding sequence ATGTCGAATTCTTATGGAGCGATCGATCAGACGTTGATCGATCATTTTGAGGATCCCTACCACCGTGGCGATTGCGAAGCGGCGACGCACGTGGCCGAGGGAGAAAATTCGTTGTGCGGCGACACGATGCAGGTGCAACTGAGAATCAGCCCCAGCGATGGCCAGATCGAAGAGGCGTGGTTCGACGGCGACGGATGTGTCGTCAGCCAAGCGGCTGCATCGATGTTGATGGAGACGATCGAAGGGATGACGCCCGATGCGATCCGCGACTTCGACACCCGGGCGATGTTGGAACAGGTAGGTCCTTCGATCGCCGTGAGCCAACAAAAGTGTGCGCTGTTGGCTTGGCGAGTGCTTCAATTGGCGCTGCAATCGCCGCTGGATGAATTCGGCGACGGACCGACCTTCGGCGGACCACATCTCGGCGAGGAAAACTGA
- a CDS encoding aldo/keto reductase, giving the protein MIPSLSLRSGAQLPVLGLGMWKIPNEQCASLVQAAAEVGYRHFDSACDYGNEREVGDGLRGVIDSGVCRREDLWVTSKLWNTFHRSEHVEAACRKTLNDLQLDYLDLYLIHFPIPLRYVSPEQRYPPGWFFDPEAAEPKMEIDRVSVAETWAAMEQLKQSGLVKEIGVCNFNIALLRDMLAYANDPPAVLQVETHPYLTQEKLFQFCREEQIAYTAFSPLGALSYHEIGMADGSDSLLQIEPIRAIAAAHDRSPAQVLLRWGVQRGTAVIPKTTKTERLAENFSLFDFSLSDAEMATIDGLNRNQRYNDPGVFCQAAFNTFCPIYE; this is encoded by the coding sequence ATGATTCCCTCGCTTTCGCTCCGCTCTGGAGCCCAATTGCCCGTTCTTGGTCTCGGAATGTGGAAAATCCCCAACGAACAGTGCGCTTCGTTGGTTCAAGCGGCCGCCGAAGTCGGATACCGCCATTTTGATAGCGCTTGCGATTACGGGAACGAACGCGAAGTCGGCGACGGGTTGCGGGGAGTGATCGACAGCGGAGTCTGCCGCCGCGAGGATCTTTGGGTGACTTCGAAGCTGTGGAACACGTTTCATCGCAGCGAACATGTCGAAGCCGCCTGCCGCAAGACGCTCAACGATCTGCAGCTCGATTACCTGGATCTCTATCTGATCCACTTCCCGATCCCGCTGCGATACGTTTCGCCCGAGCAGCGGTATCCGCCGGGTTGGTTCTTCGATCCCGAAGCGGCCGAGCCAAAGATGGAGATCGATCGCGTTTCGGTCGCCGAAACCTGGGCGGCGATGGAACAACTGAAGCAATCCGGTCTGGTTAAAGAGATCGGCGTCTGCAATTTCAACATCGCCCTGCTCCGCGACATGCTCGCCTACGCCAACGATCCACCGGCGGTCTTGCAAGTCGAAACGCATCCCTACCTGACACAGGAAAAACTGTTCCAGTTCTGCCGGGAAGAACAGATCGCCTACACGGCTTTCTCGCCTTTGGGAGCCCTCTCCTACCACGAAATTGGGATGGCCGACGGCTCCGATTCGCTGTTGCAGATCGAACCGATCCGGGCGATCGCCGCCGCCCACGATCGCTCCCCAGCCCAAGTGTTGTTGCGTTGGGGCGTGCAACGCGGGACCGCGGTGATTCCGAAAACCACTAAAACCGAGCGGCTGGCCGAGAACTTCAGCCTCTTCGACTTCAGCCTCAGCGACGCGGAGATGGCAACGATCGACGGGCTGAATCGCAATCAACGCTACAATGACCCCGGCGTCTTCTGCCAAGCTGCCTTTAATACGTTTTGCCCTATCTATGAATAG
- a CDS encoding aminotransferase class V-fold PLP-dependent enzyme — MNTTERSPLAIDAAAYRQDFPILSRELREGVPLVYLDNAASTQRPRAVIDAMDACYEGYYANVHRGIHTLSEESTQKYEDARLRVAQFLSVANECELIFTAGTTAAINLVARSWGDANIQSGDVILTTMMEHHANIVPWQQLAQRTGCRVEFAPLTEDGRLCIESFDKRLSDLQPKLVALTAASNVLGTINPVAELVAKARDAGAVTLVDAAQAVPHAQVDVNQWNADFVTFSGHKVCGPTGIGVLHGKQKLLDAMPPFLGGGAMIHRVTTSGFEPAGLPEKFEAGTPAIAEAIGLAAAIDYVDSVGLDRIHAYELQLCTLAHEALQEIEGLHILGPDPKHKAGIVSFAIDGVHPHDISQWLDRRGIAVRAGHHCAMPLHELLQISASTRASFYFYNTPDEVLQFAAAVRSARDKFNRPRKRT, encoded by the coding sequence TTGAATACGACAGAACGCTCTCCGCTGGCGATCGATGCTGCGGCCTATCGCCAAGACTTCCCCATCCTCTCGCGCGAATTGCGCGAGGGCGTGCCGTTGGTCTATCTCGACAACGCCGCCAGCACCCAGCGGCCGCGAGCGGTCATCGATGCGATGGATGCCTGCTATGAGGGCTATTACGCAAACGTCCATCGCGGCATCCATACGCTCAGCGAAGAATCGACCCAGAAATACGAAGATGCTCGGCTGCGAGTCGCTCAGTTCCTGTCGGTTGCCAACGAGTGCGAACTGATCTTCACCGCCGGCACGACCGCCGCGATCAATCTCGTCGCTCGCAGCTGGGGCGATGCCAACATCCAATCGGGCGATGTGATCCTGACGACGATGATGGAACACCACGCCAACATCGTCCCTTGGCAACAGCTTGCCCAGCGGACCGGTTGCCGCGTCGAATTCGCTCCGCTGACCGAAGACGGTCGGCTGTGCATCGAATCCTTCGACAAACGGTTATCCGACTTGCAACCGAAATTGGTCGCCTTGACCGCAGCCAGCAACGTGTTGGGGACGATCAATCCGGTCGCCGAATTAGTCGCCAAAGCCCGCGATGCCGGAGCGGTGACGTTGGTCGACGCGGCCCAAGCGGTCCCGCACGCGCAGGTCGACGTGAATCAATGGAACGCCGATTTCGTGACCTTCAGTGGACACAAGGTCTGCGGTCCCACAGGGATCGGCGTCTTGCACGGCAAGCAAAAATTGCTCGACGCAATGCCTCCCTTCCTCGGCGGTGGTGCGATGATCCACCGCGTGACCACCTCTGGTTTTGAACCGGCGGGCCTGCCCGAGAAGTTCGAAGCGGGAACGCCTGCGATTGCCGAAGCGATCGGCTTGGCCGCGGCGATCGATTACGTCGACTCCGTCGGACTCGATCGGATTCACGCCTACGAGCTGCAACTGTGCACGCTCGCACACGAAGCACTCCAAGAAATCGAAGGGTTGCACATCTTGGGGCCCGACCCAAAACACAAAGCGGGCATCGTCAGCTTTGCGATCGATGGAGTGCATCCACACGACATTTCGCAATGGCTCGATCGACGCGGCATCGCCGTCCGGGCGGGGCACCACTGTGCCATGCCGCTTCACGAACTGCTGCAGATCTCGGCTTCGACCCGAGCCAGTTTCTACTTCTATAACACTCCCGACGAAGTGCTTCAGTTTGCCGCCGCGGTGCGCAGTGCGCGGGACAAATTCAACCGTCCGCGGAAGCGGACTTAG
- a CDS encoding M42 family metallopeptidase has translation MSRLDQLNPAADAFLKTAIETPSPSGYEERIQALVREYIQPAADEVRTDVHGNVMAIVNPAADTRLMFAGHCDQIGMLVTYIDELGFLYAQTIGGWDPQQLIGQRMIVWTKTGPIPGSIARKPIHLLNDAERKKVVNLNELWIDIGAKDQQAASELVRIGDPVTLKLELTQLQEDLISGPGMDNKTGMWVVIEALRRAAGMAPTCGIYSVSTVQEEIGLRGATTAAASIKPHVGIAVDVTHATDCPTIDKTQQGDIKLGSGPVIFRGPNMNPKVVQRLVQIADELRIPYQMAAAGRATPNDANALQISSGGVATGLVAIPNRYMHSAVETVSMNDLDSAAELLANFAARLTAEDDFTPSV, from the coding sequence TTGTCCCGCCTCGACCAACTTAATCCCGCCGCCGACGCTTTTCTGAAGACCGCCATCGAAACCCCCAGCCCCTCGGGTTACGAAGAACGGATCCAAGCCCTGGTCCGCGAATACATTCAGCCCGCTGCCGATGAAGTGCGCACCGACGTCCACGGCAACGTGATGGCGATCGTCAACCCAGCCGCAGACACGCGGCTGATGTTCGCCGGCCACTGCGACCAGATCGGAATGCTTGTCACGTACATCGATGAGTTAGGTTTTCTGTACGCCCAGACAATCGGCGGCTGGGACCCTCAACAATTGATCGGCCAGCGGATGATCGTTTGGACCAAAACCGGCCCGATCCCCGGCTCGATCGCGCGGAAACCGATCCATCTGCTGAACGATGCCGAGCGGAAGAAGGTTGTCAATCTGAATGAACTGTGGATCGATATCGGTGCCAAGGACCAACAGGCGGCGTCCGAATTGGTTCGCATCGGCGATCCGGTCACGCTGAAACTGGAACTGACCCAGCTGCAAGAAGATCTGATCTCGGGTCCAGGAATGGACAACAAGACCGGCATGTGGGTCGTCATCGAAGCACTCCGCCGAGCCGCTGGAATGGCTCCCACCTGTGGTATCTACAGCGTCTCGACCGTCCAAGAAGAGATCGGTTTGCGTGGTGCGACAACAGCCGCCGCCAGCATCAAACCGCACGTGGGAATCGCCGTCGACGTCACCCACGCGACCGATTGCCCCACGATCGACAAGACGCAGCAGGGAGACATCAAGCTCGGTAGCGGACCGGTGATCTTCCGCGGTCCCAACATGAATCCGAAAGTCGTGCAGCGGTTGGTGCAGATCGCCGACGAACTGCGGATCCCGTATCAGATGGCTGCGGCGGGTCGAGCGACGCCCAACGACGCCAACGCATTGCAGATCAGCAGCGGTGGCGTGGCGACCGGCTTGGTCGCGATTCCTAACCGCTACATGCACAGCGCCGTCGAAACGGTTTCGATGAACGATCTCGACAGCGCCGCCGAACTGTTGGCCAACTTCGCAGCGCGACTGACCGCCGAAGACGACTTCACCCCCAGCGTTTGA
- a CDS encoding Trm112 family protein: MIDPSLFEYIRCPVTQSILRVGADDLIQRINQRISDGTARNRIDRPVQRPLDAGLVNADNSLLYPVWAGIPTLIPDEAIPIDCALDAGRVMETDASV; this comes from the coding sequence GTGATCGACCCAAGCCTGTTTGAATACATTCGCTGTCCCGTCACGCAATCGATCTTGCGCGTAGGAGCGGATGATTTAATCCAGCGGATCAACCAGCGGATCTCCGATGGGACGGCACGCAACCGGATCGATCGCCCAGTTCAACGACCGCTCGATGCGGGGCTTGTCAACGCCGACAATTCGCTACTGTATCCCGTCTGGGCCGGTATCCCCACTTTGATACCCGACGAAGCGATCCCGATCGATTGCGCCTTGGACGCCGGGCGGGTTATGGAAACTGACGCTTCAGTTTGA
- a CDS encoding DUF4254 domain-containing protein yields the protein MPLPIDVDAIVQLQADAVDQWHRDPIANPYSDFMQLVCQQHEHNYRLWHQEDIARAKDVSDAEIAQVKRNIDDLNQKRNDWIEKLDDSITLMLAQHGVETTEGAPINTETSGSAIDRLSIMSLRLYHYEEQLERDDASDAHRELVTQRIALCQQQQGDLSNSLKELLVDLFAGRKAHRTYRQMKMYNDPTLNPYLYAAQKLRAG from the coding sequence ATGCCCCTGCCTATCGATGTTGACGCGATCGTCCAATTACAAGCAGATGCTGTGGATCAGTGGCATCGCGACCCGATCGCGAATCCGTACTCCGACTTCATGCAGCTGGTTTGCCAGCAACACGAGCACAATTATCGCCTGTGGCACCAAGAAGACATCGCTCGGGCGAAGGATGTTTCCGACGCGGAGATCGCTCAAGTGAAGCGGAACATCGACGATCTGAACCAAAAGCGGAACGACTGGATCGAAAAACTGGACGATTCGATCACGCTGATGCTCGCGCAACATGGCGTCGAAACTACGGAAGGTGCTCCGATCAACACCGAAACCTCCGGCAGCGCGATCGATCGACTGTCGATCATGTCGCTGCGGTTGTACCACTACGAAGAGCAGCTCGAACGCGACGACGCCTCCGACGCCCACCGCGAATTGGTCACCCAGCGGATCGCGTTGTGCCAGCAGCAACAGGGGGATCTTTCCAATTCGCTGAAAGAATTGTTGGTCGATCTGTTCGCCGGGCGGAAAGCGCATCGCACCTACCGCCAGATGAAGATGTATAATGATCCGACGTTGAACCCGTATTTGTACGCCGCCCAAAAGCTGCGTGCTGGTTGA
- a CDS encoding acyl-CoA thioesterase, whose amino-acid sequence MSQQHTLTIRVNYHETDGQGRVHHANYLNYFERGRVELLRSLGSSYKQFEADGRMLVVAEMNVKYHQMAEFDDELTLTTTVLEAHGARIRHRYEIFRDDELLVFAESVIACVRSDGRATRLPAELQQGRRRS is encoded by the coding sequence ATGTCGCAACAACACACGCTCACGATCCGCGTCAACTACCACGAAACCGATGGCCAGGGACGCGTTCATCACGCCAACTATCTCAACTACTTCGAGCGTGGCCGCGTTGAATTGCTCCGCAGTCTCGGTTCCAGCTACAAGCAGTTCGAAGCCGACGGGCGGATGTTGGTCGTCGCCGAAATGAACGTCAAATACCACCAGATGGCGGAATTCGACGACGAGCTGACGCTGACGACAACGGTCCTGGAAGCTCACGGTGCGAGGATCCGCCATCGGTACGAGATCTTCCGCGACGACGAATTATTGGTCTTCGCCGAATCGGTGATCGCATGCGTTCGCTCCGATGGAAGAGCCACTCGCCTGCCGGCGGAACTACAGCAGGGCCGACGCCGATCCTAG
- a CDS encoding baeRF3 domain-containing protein encodes MIHSINRDQVRRLSGLQGAPHVTLFLPAAPEQGLASDASIGLAQLIDKSRHQLAQYWMSATDANDFLKPLYDLQEDPEFCRTKRGGTAIYLSNDVFEIVPGYEEKEARAIVAETFCLRPMLLAENQFADFYLLTITKQKLALYRANLTEITQVHNAGLPANFEEAMRTTALEPMLVHTGSEGMHSLNTSDFDHRANDPSVATPAWIGYLEQVDEAVCAYLHDRTGFLIVAGSEQETALYQQRSVCSQRVGPTLHGNIDQYSPETLLREARPVATEQLRLQRESDAREFRERRRPVTLDTREILCAAQVGRIDTLFFDRDATLYGRFHRDRNILQESGQPPQGRPRENCRDLIETAMVQTILHGGCIHAAPASDMPVRAKMAATLKY; translated from the coding sequence ATGATTCATTCAATCAATCGCGACCAAGTGCGACGTCTCTCGGGCCTACAGGGAGCGCCTCATGTCACCCTTTTCTTACCCGCAGCTCCTGAACAGGGGCTTGCCTCGGATGCCAGCATCGGGCTGGCTCAACTGATCGACAAGTCGCGTCACCAGTTGGCACAGTATTGGATGTCCGCAACCGACGCCAACGACTTTTTGAAGCCGTTGTACGATCTGCAAGAGGATCCGGAATTTTGCCGCACAAAGCGTGGCGGAACTGCAATTTACTTATCCAACGACGTGTTTGAGATCGTCCCGGGATACGAGGAAAAAGAGGCGCGAGCGATCGTAGCGGAAACGTTTTGCCTGCGTCCGATGCTGCTTGCGGAAAATCAATTCGCGGACTTTTACCTGCTGACAATCACGAAGCAAAAGCTTGCGTTGTACCGCGCCAACTTGACGGAGATTACCCAAGTTCATAACGCGGGGCTGCCGGCGAACTTTGAAGAAGCAATGCGAACGACGGCGTTGGAACCGATGCTGGTTCACACAGGATCCGAGGGGATGCACTCGTTAAACACTTCCGATTTTGACCATCGAGCCAACGATCCTTCCGTGGCCACTCCAGCCTGGATCGGATACCTCGAACAGGTGGATGAGGCGGTGTGTGCATATTTGCACGATCGTACGGGATTCTTAATCGTCGCCGGGTCCGAACAGGAAACGGCACTGTATCAACAACGCAGTGTCTGTTCGCAACGTGTTGGGCCGACGCTGCACGGGAATATTGACCAATACTCCCCCGAAACACTACTCCGCGAAGCCCGGCCGGTCGCCACCGAACAGCTCCGACTCCAACGAGAATCCGACGCGCGGGAATTCCGGGAACGGCGTCGGCCCGTTACCCTCGACACGAGGGAAATCTTGTGTGCCGCACAGGTGGGCCGAATTGACACACTTTTCTTCGATCGCGACGCGACACTCTACGGTCGTTTCCACCGCGATCGCAACATTTTGCAAGAAAGTGGTCAGCCTCCTCAGGGGCGGCCTCGCGAAAATTGCCGTGATTTGATCGAAACCGCGATGGTGCAGACGATCTTGCATGGCGGATGTATCCACGCAGCACCGGCCAGCGATATGCCGGTTCGAGCAAAGATGGCAGCGACGTTGAAGTATTGA
- a CDS encoding DUF1499 domain-containing protein: MGIAIGAFVLLVTGWIFWQVDDWRRDFTTNHAQLDPAADDPILRPVLAAESVGELVARVLAFVEKTAHWQLERQRGGADGTELHLTRTTSLFHYVDDIQVRISPIDGGAQLDAESQSRLGKGDLGQNPRNLKELVRGIDGFPSLQEPR, from the coding sequence ATGGGAATTGCGATCGGAGCGTTTGTTCTGCTGGTCACCGGTTGGATCTTTTGGCAAGTCGACGACTGGCGTCGCGATTTCACGACGAATCACGCTCAGCTCGATCCGGCGGCGGACGACCCGATTCTGCGACCGGTTTTGGCAGCCGAATCGGTCGGTGAACTTGTCGCGCGCGTCCTGGCGTTTGTTGAAAAGACAGCCCACTGGCAACTGGAACGACAGCGCGGCGGTGCCGATGGGACCGAACTGCATCTGACGCGCACGACGTCGCTGTTCCACTACGTCGACGACATTCAGGTCCGCATTTCGCCGATCGACGGCGGGGCGCAGCTGGATGCCGAAAGCCAATCTCGGCTGGGCAAAGGAGACCTCGGCCAGAACCCTCGGAACCTGAAAGAGCTGGTTCGAGGCATCGACGGCTTTCCAAGTTTGCAGGAGCCGCGATAA
- a CDS encoding PDZ domain-containing protein: MRLNFLKCSTIVMLFFAAVSTCRGDEPDAAAESPATDPPTSAVAEIGESQLKQWVAQLASDQYRLRELSTTRLLLAGSAAVPALEAGLQDGDLETTSRILSVLRKLSVAFDPQRQTRDLAWESLERIGAAGASSAATRAQLAMDEVRDDRKQRAMEVLTGAGIFIGFGEYHLASSVVSNNYHMRIPKDWAGNVAALSWLKWLHGVETVILSGDKITADVVKHVANIPDLRNLVIRDTTITVDDLQGLTELSRLDHFQLVNVSAGDELIDTLAELPLRRGLTLFGTDISFEGSERLKTLFPNLDVQCRGGFLGVRCSPLNPNCEVGTVEPNTAAAEAGVRSGDVITKFGEFDVKSFADLQAAIAKHTAAEKPIPMLVNRIVEEQVEVELPKQDGQPTPKLIRTIRRQKTIPLTVKLKRQFP; the protein is encoded by the coding sequence ATGAGGCTGAATTTTCTGAAGTGCTCCACGATCGTCATGCTGTTTTTCGCGGCGGTCTCGACCTGCCGCGGTGACGAGCCCGACGCGGCCGCGGAAAGTCCTGCCACCGATCCGCCGACAAGCGCGGTGGCGGAGATCGGTGAATCGCAGCTGAAGCAGTGGGTCGCACAGCTCGCTTCGGACCAGTACCGGCTGCGTGAATTGTCGACCACGCGATTGCTGTTGGCCGGTTCCGCCGCGGTACCAGCGTTGGAAGCGGGGCTGCAGGATGGCGACTTGGAAACGACGTCGCGGATTTTGTCGGTGCTGCGCAAATTGTCCGTCGCATTCGATCCCCAACGCCAAACGCGCGACCTCGCCTGGGAGTCGCTGGAACGTATCGGCGCTGCCGGGGCGTCGTCAGCCGCCACGCGTGCCCAGTTGGCGATGGACGAGGTTCGCGACGACCGCAAGCAGCGGGCAATGGAAGTGCTGACGGGCGCGGGAATCTTCATCGGCTTTGGCGAATATCACCTCGCCTCGTCGGTCGTCAGCAACAATTACCACATGCGGATCCCCAAGGATTGGGCGGGAAACGTCGCTGCGCTCTCGTGGTTGAAATGGCTGCATGGTGTCGAGACCGTCATTCTGAGCGGCGATAAAATTACCGCCGATGTGGTCAAGCACGTCGCCAACATTCCCGATCTGCGGAATTTGGTGATTCGCGACACCACGATCACTGTCGACGACCTGCAGGGTTTGACCGAGCTATCGCGGTTGGATCACTTTCAATTGGTCAACGTTTCGGCGGGGGACGAATTGATCGACACGCTCGCCGAACTCCCGTTGCGGCGCGGCCTGACTCTGTTTGGCACCGACATCTCGTTCGAGGGCTCCGAACGACTGAAAACCCTGTTCCCCAATTTGGATGTTCAGTGTCGCGGTGGTTTTCTGGGCGTCCGCTGCAGTCCCTTGAATCCGAACTGTGAAGTCGGAACGGTGGAACCCAACACGGCCGCGGCTGAAGCGGGAGTGCGATCGGGCGATGTGATCACGAAGTTTGGAGAGTTCGACGTGAAGTCGTTCGCCGATCTGCAAGCAGCGATTGCGAAACATACGGCGGCGGAAAAACCGATTCCGATGCTCGTTAACCGAATCGTTGAAGAGCAGGTTGAAGTGGAACTACCCAAACAAGACGGTCAACCGACGCCAAAATTAATTCGCACGATTCGTCGCCAGAAGACCATCCCGCTGACGGTCAAACTGAAGCGTCAGTTTCCATAA